In the Brucella anthropi ATCC 49188 genome, one interval contains:
- a CDS encoding amino acid--[acyl-carrier-protein] ligase, which produces MDAQRSFLDRLFDSGLLIDTGVEGLYGRSGQFEDVIQAFERLIDRTGGNDGAEAIRFPPGMNRAFFEKSGYMKSFPQLAGTVHSFCGCELDHVNLIKCMDEGTDWTLEQKATDIVLTPAACYPLYPTVAKRGPLPQGGGLYDLQSYCFRHEPSIDPARQQLFRMREYVRMGTEADVMSFRQLWIDRGTEMMKKVGLPVEIDVANDPFFGRAGKLLVNNQRDQNLKFELLIPITSVEKPTACMSFNYHQDQFGVKWGLSLNDGAVAHTACVGFGLERIALALFHHHGLDVEIWPENVRKELWG; this is translated from the coding sequence ATGGATGCTCAGAGATCATTTCTAGACCGGCTTTTCGATTCCGGTCTCCTGATCGACACCGGCGTGGAAGGTCTTTACGGACGTTCCGGCCAGTTCGAAGATGTCATCCAGGCGTTTGAACGCCTGATCGACCGTACCGGAGGCAATGACGGCGCCGAAGCGATCCGCTTTCCACCCGGCATGAACCGCGCTTTTTTCGAGAAAAGTGGCTACATGAAAAGCTTCCCGCAGCTGGCCGGCACCGTGCACAGCTTCTGTGGCTGCGAGCTTGACCACGTCAATCTCATCAAATGCATGGATGAAGGCACGGACTGGACGCTGGAGCAAAAAGCAACAGACATCGTGCTGACGCCTGCGGCCTGTTATCCGCTCTATCCGACTGTAGCCAAACGCGGACCGCTGCCGCAGGGCGGCGGGCTTTACGACCTGCAATCCTATTGCTTCCGTCATGAACCGTCGATCGACCCTGCCCGCCAGCAGCTTTTCCGCATGCGTGAGTATGTGCGCATGGGCACCGAAGCCGATGTGATGTCGTTCCGCCAGCTCTGGATCGACCGTGGCACGGAAATGATGAAGAAGGTCGGACTGCCGGTCGAAATCGACGTCGCCAACGACCCGTTCTTCGGACGCGCAGGCAAGTTGCTGGTCAACAACCAGCGCGACCAGAACCTGAAATTCGAGCTGCTGATCCCGATCACCAGCGTCGAAAAGCCGACCGCTTGCATGAGCTTCAACTATCATCAGGACCAGTTCGGCGTGAAGTGGGGCCTCTCCCTCAATGACGGTGCCGTGGCGCACACGGCCTGCGTCGGGTTCGGACTGGAGCGCATCGCGCTGGCGCTCTTCCATCATCACGGTCTGGATGTTGAAATCTGGCCGGAAAACGTACGCAAGGAATTGTGGGGCTGA
- a CDS encoding group III truncated hemoglobin has product MTVLINQPHPSIDPVSIEKLVATFYGRAREDEVIGPIFADAVHDWDHHIAQIAAFWSSVILKTGNYEGRPMAPHLKLGLKNEHFDRWLDLFETTAREIFPPEAAIIFIDRARRIADSFEMAIATNTGQISAPRHSRRPL; this is encoded by the coding sequence ATGACTGTTCTCATCAACCAGCCTCACCCGTCCATCGATCCGGTTTCAATCGAGAAACTAGTGGCCACTTTCTATGGACGCGCACGCGAGGATGAAGTCATCGGGCCGATCTTTGCCGATGCGGTTCATGATTGGGATCATCACATCGCACAGATCGCCGCATTCTGGTCGTCGGTTATTCTCAAGACCGGCAATTATGAAGGCCGCCCCATGGCGCCACATCTGAAACTGGGACTCAAGAACGAACATTTCGACCGTTGGCTCGACCTTTTCGAGACAACCGCACGCGAAATCTTCCCGCCGGAAGCCGCGATCATTTTCATAGACCGGGCACGGCGCATTGCCGACAGTTTTGAAATGGCGATTGCTACCAATACGGGACAGATTTCCGCACCACGGCATTCGCGCCGCCCTCTTTAA
- the rocF gene encoding arginase, producing the protein MHCKILGLPVQEGTGRLGCNMGPDGYRAAGIADAIRELGHEFTDLGNLAPAELRPLAHSNPVIKALPQAVAWIEAISEAAYRESEEGFPIFLGGDHLLAAGTVPGIARRAAEKGRKQFVLWLDAHTDFHTLETTGSGNLHGTPVAYYTGQKGFEGYFPALAAPIDPANVCMMGIRSVDPAERAAIKQTDVAVYDMRLIDEHGVAALLRRFLKRVKDENGLLHVSLDVDFLEPSIAPAVGTTVPGGATFREAHLIMEMLHDSDLVTSLDLVELNPFLDERGRTATVMVDLMASLLGRSVMDRPTINY; encoded by the coding sequence ATGCATTGCAAGATTTTGGGATTGCCTGTTCAGGAAGGCACGGGCCGTCTGGGCTGCAATATGGGCCCTGACGGTTATCGCGCCGCTGGCATTGCGGATGCGATTCGCGAACTCGGCCACGAGTTTACCGATCTCGGTAATCTGGCCCCGGCCGAACTGCGCCCGCTGGCCCATTCCAATCCTGTGATCAAGGCGCTGCCGCAGGCTGTTGCCTGGATCGAAGCCATCAGCGAAGCCGCATATCGTGAGAGTGAAGAAGGTTTCCCGATCTTCCTCGGTGGCGATCATCTGCTCGCTGCAGGCACTGTTCCGGGTATCGCGCGCCGCGCTGCAGAAAAGGGTCGCAAGCAGTTTGTGTTGTGGCTTGATGCCCATACGGATTTCCACACGCTGGAAACGACTGGCAGCGGCAATCTGCACGGCACGCCTGTTGCCTATTACACGGGCCAGAAGGGCTTTGAGGGCTATTTCCCGGCCCTGGCAGCACCGATTGATCCCGCCAATGTTTGCATGATGGGTATTCGCAGTGTTGATCCGGCAGAACGCGCTGCGATCAAGCAGACCGATGTTGCCGTCTATGACATGCGCCTTATCGACGAACATGGTGTTGCTGCCTTGCTGCGTCGCTTCCTTAAGCGCGTGAAGGACGAAAACGGCCTTCTGCACGTCAGCCTCGATGTCGACTTCCTTGAACCTTCGATTGCGCCGGCTGTCGGCACCACGGTTCCGGGCGGAGCGACCTTCCGTGAAGCGCATCTCATCATGGAAATGCTGCATGACAGCGATCTGGTGACGAGCCTCGATCTCGTCGAGCTGAACCCGTTTCTCGATGAACGCGGACGTACCGCAACGGTGATGGTCGACCTGATGGCGAGCCTTTTGGGCCGCAGCGTTATGGACCGTCCAACCATCAATTATTGA
- a CDS encoding glycoside hydrolase family 2 protein, whose amino-acid sequence MRLELNPTKRPLSTGWRLAVTDPDAAQTPHDAKSSTAINDAPVPGTVAEALEKSGHFDRNNPVALDNRQAWYFLDIEETPGPATLHFGGLATICDIFFNGKLLLQTDSMFLGYDLPVTLTGKDELALCFRALAPRLSQKGPRARWRTQLMNTQGLRLIRTTALGYMPGWCPEVHAVGPWRSISISRSYAEAISDIGIQARLTDTGDGELAVSFIYGGTAGTLILHCAGRQITCERQTGDQWTARLTLPSVEPWWPHTHGNPAMHNIELSFDGELRLLGHTGFRRIEVDRGPDGKSFALRINGEKIFCRGAVWSSADIVRLPGARDDYEPWLKLAQEAGMNMLRLSGITAYETPDFYALCDELGIMVWQDFMFANFDYPVKDEAFVTKVQAEASQLLAAVRHAPSLTVFCGGSEIYQQGAMMGLPEATWKGPLTEEILPGIVDKLCPHVPYVSNSPCDGALPFISNEGVSHYYGVSAYCRPLDDARRAEVRFATECLAFSNVPEARTLKTHLDVPPVHDPRWKARVPRDRGVSWDFEDVRDAYLEMLYGYDPARLRREDVEQYLHLSRAVTAEVMEATFAEWRRPGSTCFGALLWMFQDLLPGAGWGMIDATGEPKASWHGLKRAFRPQQVALTDEGVNGLAIHVLNEQAESADLSLELACLRAGSQPVVSGRRDLSIAGRSAITIAATDLFGAFFDVTYAYRFGPPAHDVTVARLKRNDITIAEAFHFPLGRTKAFHDATIEVAPIEENGNWFLDLKTPVLAQSVSIDAGDWRAAENWFHLAPNETKRIALAPRKATLEKPSGEIRIAGSSRIVWF is encoded by the coding sequence ATGCGGCTTGAACTAAACCCGACCAAACGACCGCTCTCGACCGGCTGGCGGCTTGCTGTCACCGACCCGGATGCGGCGCAAACGCCGCATGATGCCAAGTCCAGTACGGCGATCAATGACGCGCCGGTACCCGGCACAGTGGCGGAAGCTCTGGAAAAATCGGGGCATTTCGACCGAAACAATCCCGTAGCGCTCGATAACAGGCAAGCCTGGTATTTCCTTGATATCGAGGAGACACCCGGCCCCGCCACACTCCATTTTGGCGGGCTTGCCACGATTTGCGACATCTTTTTCAATGGCAAGTTGCTGCTACAAACCGACAGCATGTTTCTCGGTTATGATTTGCCGGTTACGCTGACCGGCAAGGACGAGCTTGCCTTGTGTTTTCGCGCGCTCGCACCTCGCCTCAGCCAGAAAGGCCCACGCGCCCGCTGGCGCACGCAACTGATGAACACGCAGGGTCTGCGCCTCATCCGCACAACAGCACTCGGCTATATGCCGGGCTGGTGCCCGGAAGTGCATGCAGTGGGCCCATGGCGTTCGATTTCCATCAGCCGTTCCTATGCTGAAGCCATATCCGACATCGGCATTCAGGCAAGACTGACCGATACCGGCGATGGCGAACTTGCGGTCAGTTTCATCTATGGCGGCACAGCCGGAACGCTCATCCTCCATTGCGCGGGGCGACAGATCACCTGCGAACGCCAGACCGGCGATCAGTGGACAGCAAGGCTGACGCTTCCCAGCGTCGAGCCGTGGTGGCCACATACGCACGGCAATCCTGCGATGCACAATATCGAACTTTCGTTCGACGGCGAACTACGCCTGCTGGGGCATACCGGCTTTCGCCGCATCGAGGTCGACCGTGGACCAGATGGCAAGAGCTTTGCGCTCAGGATCAATGGCGAAAAAATCTTCTGTCGCGGCGCGGTATGGAGTTCTGCCGATATCGTCCGCCTTCCCGGCGCCCGCGACGATTACGAGCCATGGCTGAAGCTCGCGCAGGAAGCGGGCATGAACATGCTGCGGCTGAGCGGCATCACCGCCTATGAGACACCGGATTTCTATGCGCTTTGCGACGAGCTGGGCATCATGGTGTGGCAGGACTTCATGTTCGCCAATTTCGACTATCCGGTGAAGGACGAAGCATTTGTCACAAAAGTGCAGGCAGAAGCGTCTCAGCTTCTGGCCGCTGTCCGACATGCGCCATCGCTGACGGTCTTTTGTGGCGGCAGTGAAATTTACCAGCAGGGCGCAATGATGGGCCTGCCGGAAGCGACCTGGAAAGGCCCGCTTACCGAGGAGATCCTGCCCGGTATTGTTGACAAGCTTTGCCCCCATGTTCCCTATGTGTCGAACTCGCCCTGCGATGGCGCCCTTCCCTTCATCAGCAATGAAGGCGTCAGCCATTACTATGGAGTCAGCGCTTATTGCCGTCCCCTGGACGATGCGCGACGTGCGGAAGTACGCTTTGCGACCGAATGTCTGGCCTTCTCCAACGTGCCCGAAGCGCGCACGCTGAAAACCCATCTCGATGTACCCCCGGTTCACGATCCGCGCTGGAAAGCACGCGTGCCCCGCGACCGTGGTGTGTCCTGGGATTTCGAGGATGTGCGGGACGCCTATCTGGAGATGCTGTACGGCTATGATCCGGCACGGCTGCGGCGCGAGGATGTGGAACAGTATCTCCACCTTTCCCGCGCTGTCACGGCGGAAGTGATGGAAGCGACCTTCGCCGAGTGGAGAAGACCGGGAAGCACCTGTTTCGGTGCGCTTCTCTGGATGTTCCAAGACCTGCTGCCCGGGGCCGGTTGGGGCATGATCGATGCGACCGGCGAACCCAAAGCCTCATGGCATGGTTTGAAACGCGCCTTCCGTCCACAGCAGGTCGCCTTGACCGATGAAGGCGTCAATGGCCTCGCGATTCATGTTCTGAATGAGCAGGCAGAATCCGCTGATCTTTCGCTTGAACTGGCCTGTTTGCGCGCCGGTTCGCAGCCGGTGGTTTCCGGCCGCCGTGATCTTTCGATTGCCGGTCGTTCAGCGATCACCATTGCCGCAACGGACTTGTTCGGCGCATTCTTCGATGTCACTTACGCCTATCGTTTCGGCCCTCCGGCCCATGACGTGACCGTTGCGCGACTGAAGCGCAATGACATTACGATTGCCGAGGCATTTCACTTTCCGCTCGGACGAACAAAGGCATTTCACGACGCCACTATCGAAGTAGCTCCCATCGAAGAGAACGGAAACTGGTTCCTCGATCTGAAAACGCCAGTTCTGGCCCAATCTGTTAGCATCGATGCAGGTGACTGGCGGGCTGCCGAGAACTGGTTTCACCTTGCTCCCAACGAGACGAAACGCATCGCCCTTGCTCCACGTAAGGCAACACTCGAAAAACCGTCTGGAGAAATCCGCATCGCCGGTTCGTCACGGATCGTCTGGTTCTAA
- a CDS encoding VOC family protein — MQIIALDHVQLAMPEGQEQKARDFYGSTLGFAEVPKPENLAARGGCWFENGAIRLHLGVERPFAPARKAHPAFLVDNLHNTIAHLTRAGIETIGDEPLHGYERCYIHDPFGNRIELMQKIA; from the coding sequence ATGCAAATCATCGCTCTCGATCATGTTCAACTGGCAATGCCTGAAGGTCAGGAGCAGAAAGCGCGCGATTTTTATGGTTCGACCCTCGGCTTTGCGGAAGTTCCAAAGCCTGAGAATCTGGCGGCTCGTGGCGGTTGCTGGTTTGAGAATGGAGCAATCAGGCTTCATCTGGGCGTCGAACGTCCTTTCGCACCTGCGCGCAAGGCACACCCTGCATTTCTGGTCGATAACCTCCATAACACGATCGCGCATCTGACGCGAGCAGGCATCGAAACCATCGGGGATGAGCCGCTGCACGGTTATGAGCGTTGCTACATCCACGATCCGTTCGGCAATCGTATCGAATTGATGCAAAAGATAGCCTGA
- a CDS encoding DUF6527 family protein, whose protein sequence is MRTGGKPVGLLFLCPCGCNVIGGVSFSADGWSWDGDMSRPSVTPSIVLHTREGPHWHGLLIDGEWRPLECGPQS, encoded by the coding sequence ATGCGTACCGGCGGAAAGCCGGTCGGCCTTCTCTTCTTATGCCCATGCGGATGCAACGTAATCGGCGGAGTTAGTTTCTCCGCCGATGGTTGGTCTTGGGACGGCGATATGAGCCGTCCTTCCGTTACCCCGTCAATTGTTCTGCATACGCGTGAGGGGCCGCATTGGCATGGCCTTCTTATCGATGGAGAATGGAGGCCCTTAGAATGTGGACCGCAATCGTAA
- a CDS encoding DUF1839 family protein → MQAVFPNIAPDRYTPHALHAQTRIWPETNCYVDLWIEVLATLGVAPEAMLGFTLTQDFEGDQFTFFKVPLEDLEALYGVRATELAIFDHVESHVAEQIARGRLCMIEMDSYFMPDTHGVSYRTEHGKTTIAINRMDVENRLLDYFHNGGFYHLEGEDFDGVFQRHLTEADLPFLPYTEFAKFPKHVPDEAHQRRVAEILLPRHFVRRPKENPIRAFASVFPGQVEAIAERPFGFFHKYAFNTLRQLGANFELTASHLDWLGQGRRFATASADALQIAETAKAVQFQLARAVMRKKFDALAGTLQPAADAWDRMTTALAAELGRDAA, encoded by the coding sequence ATGCAGGCAGTTTTTCCGAACATCGCGCCCGACCGTTACACGCCGCACGCTTTGCATGCCCAGACGCGTATCTGGCCGGAAACAAACTGCTATGTCGATCTTTGGATCGAAGTGCTGGCAACATTGGGTGTCGCTCCGGAAGCCATGCTCGGTTTCACGCTGACACAGGATTTCGAGGGCGACCAGTTCACCTTCTTCAAGGTGCCGCTGGAAGACCTCGAAGCCCTTTATGGCGTTCGGGCGACGGAGCTTGCGATTTTTGATCATGTGGAAAGCCATGTCGCCGAGCAGATCGCGCGCGGACGTCTGTGCATGATCGAAATGGACAGCTACTTCATGCCGGATACGCACGGCGTCAGCTATCGCACGGAACATGGCAAGACGACCATCGCCATCAACCGTATGGACGTCGAAAACCGCTTGCTGGACTATTTCCACAATGGCGGTTTCTATCACCTCGAAGGTGAGGATTTCGACGGCGTTTTCCAGCGTCATCTGACGGAAGCCGACCTGCCCTTCCTGCCCTATACGGAATTCGCCAAGTTTCCGAAGCATGTGCCGGATGAAGCGCATCAGCGACGCGTTGCCGAAATCCTTCTGCCCCGCCACTTTGTCCGCAGGCCGAAGGAAAACCCGATCCGCGCCTTTGCCAGCGTGTTTCCGGGACAGGTTGAAGCAATCGCGGAACGCCCGTTCGGCTTCTTCCATAAATATGCATTCAACACGCTGCGCCAGCTCGGCGCGAATTTCGAACTCACAGCAAGTCATCTTGACTGGCTCGGACAAGGCAGGCGCTTTGCAACGGCCTCGGCAGATGCCTTGCAGATTGCGGAAACGGCAAAGGCTGTTCAGTTCCAGCTCGCCCGCGCCGTCATGCGCAAGAAATTCGACGCATTGGCCGGAACGCTACAACCGGCGGCAGATGCCTGGGATCGGATGACGACAGCGCTTGCAGCGGAACTTGGTCGCGATGCGGCTTGA
- a CDS encoding acyl-CoA dehydrogenase family protein — protein MNAGAGNSLSERVGRVAAIAGKFSDSVDKEGRFPCEAIDAMKAEGLLGIQVPSEFGGESAEIDQIAELCCVLGQSCASSAMIFAMHHIKLSSLVEHGQTVEWHRDFMRKVAKDQLLLASATTEGGIGGDLRNSICAIEVEGDICRLEKNATVISYGTYADAILITSRSHKDAASSDQVMTVFLKDQYTLEKTHDWDTLGMRGTCSEGFVFRGEADKVQILPHPFAEIAAQSMLAQSHTLWSSLWYGIAVDAVNRAQAFVRAAAKRNPGAPQPGALRVAEASNMLQMLKSEIVACLKTYREAKHDPDKLASMGFAIAMNNLKIAASQTILQIINHAMLVCGIMGYKNGTPFSLGRHLRDAHSAQLMISNERILGNTATMLLIHKQNTSLLG, from the coding sequence ATGAATGCCGGGGCGGGAAACAGTCTTTCAGAGCGCGTGGGCCGCGTTGCGGCCATAGCGGGTAAATTTTCCGATAGCGTCGATAAGGAAGGCCGCTTCCCGTGTGAAGCAATCGATGCGATGAAGGCCGAAGGTCTGCTGGGCATTCAGGTGCCGAGCGAATTCGGCGGCGAGAGTGCAGAGATCGACCAGATTGCAGAACTGTGCTGTGTTCTTGGTCAGTCTTGTGCATCGAGCGCCATGATTTTCGCCATGCATCACATCAAGCTTTCAAGCCTGGTGGAGCACGGCCAGACGGTTGAATGGCACCGGGACTTCATGCGCAAGGTCGCAAAGGACCAGCTGCTGCTTGCTTCGGCTACGACCGAAGGCGGCATTGGCGGGGATCTGCGCAACTCGATCTGCGCCATCGAGGTCGAAGGTGATATCTGCCGTCTGGAAAAGAACGCCACCGTCATTTCCTATGGTACCTATGCGGATGCCATTCTGATCACATCGCGCTCCCACAAGGATGCCGCATCGTCGGATCAGGTGATGACCGTGTTCCTGAAGGACCAGTACACGCTCGAAAAGACCCATGACTGGGACACGCTCGGCATGCGTGGCACCTGCTCGGAAGGTTTTGTATTCCGTGGCGAGGCGGACAAGGTGCAGATCCTGCCGCATCCCTTTGCCGAAATTGCAGCCCAATCCATGCTGGCGCAGTCGCATACGCTGTGGAGTTCGCTCTGGTATGGCATCGCCGTCGATGCGGTCAACCGCGCGCAGGCATTCGTGCGCGCCGCAGCGAAGCGCAATCCGGGTGCGCCGCAGCCGGGCGCTCTGCGCGTAGCCGAAGCGTCCAACATGCTTCAGATGCTGAAATCCGAAATCGTTGCCTGCCTCAAGACCTATCGCGAAGCAAAGCACGATCCGGACAAGCTGGCCTCGATGGGCTTTGCGATTGCGATGAACAATCTCAAGATTGCCGCATCGCAGACGATCCTTCAGATCATCAATCATGCCATGCTGGTCTGCGGCATCATGGGCTACAAGAACGGTACGCCTTTCAGCCTCGGACGCCATCTGCGTGACGCGCATTCGGCGCAGCTGATGATTTCAAACGAGCGCATCCTCGGCAATACGGCCACCATGCTGCTCATTCACAAACAGAACACCAGCCTTTTGGGATAA
- a CDS encoding alpha/beta fold hydrolase, with protein MGDRVENETSYRQPANVVRSAASPVVFCDTLGLYQAPVGPSLDTVVLFASPWGLEELCTTRKFWRIIADGLAVRGIGSVRFDWPGTGDGRDDIDFSKGLEFWRNTLAEAARKARDLSGASRVIIIGQSLGAAIAAETAARIEGIAALALLAPVISGRFYTRELAVWSSMVDADLGLTDEQRIKNSVSIASLTMQPEVAADVKKINLLSLETKPAPQCLLLARTDRPNDAELATHLEGLGADVTVEAFTDYDKLISNPVISRLPLEVADRLVDWAAGLAGSQPAQNKPDERALGGTLTGDGFVETPVSFGSGNRLSGVLCAPVGERRGRTVLFLSAAYDRRVGWGRTTVDMARKLAREGIASLRFDIANAGDSPPNPGMPEQVLYTNGAEADVAEALDYLDIIGWGRPIIAGRCSGAFLGFHSALKDERISGAVLVNPETFYWAPGRSVEDAVRDGKRTLEDYGSRALRAETFQRLFRGELDIRAILRNISRGVVGRIRGLARKLLRSRTVEGRAVYSAFDELKQREVPLALVYAEKDIGREHFNFYFDQAGAKLQGFDNASVAIIPDADHNLTPEHSREIYIGAIRAMALRG; from the coding sequence ATGGGCGACAGGGTGGAAAACGAAACATCCTACAGGCAACCGGCGAATGTTGTGCGGTCTGCCGCCAGCCCGGTCGTCTTCTGCGACACGCTGGGCCTTTATCAGGCCCCTGTTGGCCCATCTCTTGATACGGTTGTCTTGTTCGCAAGCCCCTGGGGGCTGGAAGAGCTCTGCACGACACGCAAATTCTGGCGTATCATCGCCGACGGACTTGCGGTGCGGGGGATAGGTTCTGTCCGTTTCGATTGGCCCGGCACGGGTGACGGACGCGACGACATCGACTTTTCCAAAGGGCTGGAGTTCTGGCGCAATACGCTTGCTGAAGCTGCCCGGAAGGCGCGTGACCTGTCCGGGGCAAGCCGCGTCATCATCATTGGACAAAGCCTCGGAGCTGCGATTGCTGCCGAAACTGCGGCCCGGATCGAAGGCATCGCAGCGTTGGCGCTTCTGGCGCCGGTCATTTCCGGGCGGTTCTACACACGTGAACTGGCCGTCTGGTCGAGTATGGTCGATGCCGATCTGGGCCTGACGGACGAGCAAAGGATCAAGAACAGCGTTTCCATCGCATCGCTGACAATGCAGCCGGAAGTGGCCGCCGATGTAAAGAAGATCAATCTTCTGTCGCTGGAGACGAAGCCTGCGCCTCAATGCCTTTTGCTGGCGCGGACGGACCGTCCGAACGATGCCGAATTGGCAACGCATCTGGAAGGGCTGGGCGCCGATGTGACGGTTGAAGCTTTTACCGATTACGACAAGCTGATTTCGAACCCTGTCATCTCGCGCCTGCCGCTGGAAGTCGCGGACCGGCTTGTCGACTGGGCGGCAGGTCTGGCAGGTTCGCAGCCTGCGCAGAACAAGCCGGATGAAAGGGCACTTGGCGGCACTTTGACGGGTGACGGTTTTGTGGAAACGCCAGTGTCGTTCGGTTCCGGCAATCGCCTTTCAGGCGTTCTCTGCGCACCCGTGGGTGAGCGGCGCGGCAGAACGGTCCTGTTCCTCTCCGCAGCCTATGATCGACGTGTCGGATGGGGGCGCACGACCGTCGATATGGCGCGCAAGCTTGCGCGGGAAGGGATAGCGTCGCTGCGCTTCGATATTGCGAATGCAGGCGACAGCCCGCCCAATCCGGGGATGCCGGAACAGGTGCTTTATACCAATGGGGCAGAGGCCGATGTTGCCGAAGCCCTCGACTATCTCGACATTATTGGTTGGGGCCGTCCCATTATCGCAGGACGATGCAGCGGTGCTTTTCTGGGGTTCCACAGTGCCTTGAAAGACGAGCGCATTTCCGGCGCGGTCCTCGTCAATCCGGAGACGTTCTACTGGGCGCCGGGACGCTCGGTAGAAGATGCCGTTCGCGACGGCAAGCGCACGCTGGAGGATTATGGCAGCCGCGCGCTCCGCGCCGAAACATTCCAGCGCTTGTTTCGCGGTGAACTGGATATCCGTGCCATCCTGCGTAATATCTCGCGCGGGGTTGTCGGGCGTATTCGCGGGCTTGCACGCAAGCTTCTGCGCAGCCGCACAGTGGAAGGACGGGCAGTCTATTCGGCTTTTGACGAATTGAAGCAGCGTGAGGTGCCGCTGGCGCTGGTCTATGCCGAAAAGGATATCGGGCGCGAACATTTCAATTTCTATTTTGATCAGGCGGGCGCCAAGCTGCAGGGCTTCGACAATGCGTCAGTCGCCATCATTCCGGATGCCGATCATAATCTGACGCCGGAACATTCGCGCGAGATTTATATCGGCGCGATCCGCGCAATGGCCTTGCGGGGTTAG
- a CDS encoding ornithine cyclodeaminase, protein MTQPNLNIVPFVSVDHMMKLVLSVGVETFLKELADYVEEDFRRWESFDKTPRVASHSDEGVIELMPTSDGTMYGFKYVNGHPKNTRDGLQTVTAFGVLSDVGSGYPMLLTEMTILTALRTAATSAVAAKHLAPKNARTMAIIGNGAQSEFQALAFKAILGIDKLRLYDIDRTASEKCARNLEGAGFDIVICKDVEEVVEGADIITTVTADKLNATILTDNMVGAGVHINAVGGDCPGKTELHGDILRRSDIFVEYPPQTRIEGEIQQLPEDYPVNELWEVITGKTEGRKDARQITLFDSVGFATEDFSALRYVRDKLKDTGFYEKLDLLADPDEPRDLYGMLLRHEKLLEGEKTKPAA, encoded by the coding sequence ATGACCCAACCGAACCTGAATATCGTCCCTTTTGTCAGTGTCGATCACATGATGAAGCTGGTGCTTTCCGTCGGCGTCGAGACTTTCCTTAAGGAACTTGCCGATTACGTGGAAGAGGATTTCCGTCGCTGGGAAAGCTTCGACAAGACGCCACGCGTGGCTTCGCATTCCGATGAGGGCGTGATCGAGCTGATGCCGACAAGCGACGGTACGATGTACGGCTTCAAATATGTGAACGGTCATCCGAAGAATACGCGCGACGGCCTGCAGACAGTGACGGCTTTTGGTGTTCTTTCGGATGTTGGCAGCGGTTATCCGATGCTTCTGACCGAAATGACCATTCTGACGGCGCTGCGCACGGCTGCTACCTCAGCGGTTGCCGCAAAGCATCTTGCGCCAAAGAACGCACGCACGATGGCGATCATCGGCAACGGCGCACAGAGCGAGTTTCAGGCCTTAGCGTTCAAGGCAATTCTCGGCATCGACAAGCTGCGTCTTTACGATATTGACCGTACGGCTTCGGAAAAATGCGCACGCAATCTTGAAGGTGCAGGTTTTGACATCGTGATCTGCAAGGATGTCGAAGAAGTGGTCGAGGGTGCGGACATCATCACGACCGTAACTGCCGACAAGCTCAATGCGACGATCCTGACCGACAATATGGTTGGTGCTGGTGTGCATATCAACGCGGTTGGCGGTGATTGCCCCGGCAAGACGGAACTGCACGGCGATATTCTGCGCCGTTCGGACATCTTCGTTGAATATCCTCCGCAGACCCGCATCGAAGGCGAAATCCAGCAGCTGCCGGAAGATTATCCCGTCAATGAATTGTGGGAAGTGATCACCGGCAAGACTGAAGGCCGCAAGGATGCGCGTCAGATTACGCTGTTCGATTCCGTCGGCTTTGCGACCGAGGATTTTTCGGCTCTACGCTATGTGCGTGACAAGCTGAAGGACACGGGCTTCTACGAAAAGCTGGATCTTCTTGCCGATCCAGATGAGCCGCGTGATCTCTACGGCATGCTGCTGCGTCACGAAAAGCTGCTGGAAGGCGAAAAGACCAAGCCAGCGGCCTGA
- a CDS encoding acyl carrier protein: MNESIRELLTKVGGLPGPVTDIADDADLYSAGLSSFASVQLMLGLEDKFDIEFPDQYLNRKSFASIKAIEQTITQILKDKEAA; the protein is encoded by the coding sequence ATGAATGAATCCATTCGCGAACTTTTGACCAAGGTCGGCGGCCTGCCGGGCCCGGTGACGGACATCGCCGACGATGCCGACCTTTACAGCGCGGGCCTGTCCTCCTTTGCATCGGTCCAGCTCATGCTTGGCCTGGAAGACAAGTTCGACATCGAATTTCCGGACCAGTATCTCAATCGCAAATCTTTTGCGAGCATCAAGGCCATCGAACAGACGATCACCCAAATTCTCAAGGACAAAGAGGCCGCATAA